A segment of the Amblyomma americanum isolate KBUSLIRL-KWMA chromosome 6, ASM5285725v1, whole genome shotgun sequence genome:
CACCTGTTGCAGAGTATGTAAAATAATATGTGGTTAATTTTGCAATCTTGAAATATTACCTTTCTGCCAGTTTAAATAATGTATGTACACCAGCTACCGCATGTGCCCAAGTCTATTATTCTGTTTGGCCCCCTATGGGGACATTCATGCTTCACCTTTGAGACAAACATGGGCAGGTTGTTAAAACTAGTAACCTCTACTAATGGAGTGGCACTACAAACTGCCACACGGCTTCAGCTGCACAGCAGCCTGTTGTCTTTAAAGGCAGGGTCAAGGAGCCATGCATTGTTTGTTACTGATTGGAAAAATGCAGGCAAAAGGGATGCAATCAGTATTACACCCCTAGGCATGCCAAAAGCAGACAGGGGTGATTTTTTTGGCTACACAGAATTAAGTGGAAAAGAAGTAATTGAATTTAGAACGTTGAAGGTTTGCGCTGTAATTACATCAGAAAGGTATGTAACAGCAGACATGTCAGGATAAATAGCACAGCTGTTATCTTGGCTGATGGCATATATGCTAGAGCCAAGTCACCTCTCTGTCTGCACACCGCACTCAAGCGAGAGATTGTGCAGGAGCGCTTCTACGACAACTCCCTTGGCAGTGCACTACTCTTAGAGGCTCGAGCGGGGGTGCTGCGCATGAAGGTTGCAAGCCCGGATTGCCGGCCAGGTCAATGCGGACATCATGTGCACAATGTGTGGGCAGGATGAGGATTCGATCGAGCATGTTGTTCTGTTGTGTAGATCACTCCACCCCTGCCAACTGAATGGATGTACCCTTCTGCAAGTGCTATGTTTCGACTCAAGTCAGCCGACAGAGGGTGGAGCGACCGACAGCAAGGTGAATGAGCAAGAAGCCTTTTCCAAGGCCAGGGCGGTCGAAACAACTAAACACCAccttgaaaattggaataggCTCAAGTGATGGGTCGTGGTGACGACACGGTAGGACAGACTCCGTTGTAGCGTCTCAAAAAAAGTTGACTAGGACTTTTGTGTAAGGTCCGCCCATTATAAAGGGATAAGCCCCATGATCCGATCCGAAATTTCGTGCGTTGCCGGTTGTGCCAGTTCCTCGATCTGTTTCTTTACATATTTGTTTTTGTGGGTTGTCGGTCTGTGTGAAGAAGAAGCTTTGCACAAGGAAATTTATGTGCCTATAAAGCAAGGGGAAATGCATGCGACCCAGTGAACATCACTTTTTGCAGCATGTGCTAGTGAAGGCACGGTCCGTCTTTGTGCGTGCTTGCCCAAATGTCGCCGCACAGTCACAAAAGTCTAACCACAATAGCAGACAAATTTGCTCCGTTGAAACCTGCTGGAGTTATTCCTTTAAACCTCCTATGTTAACACATCAGTAGGGCGTTAATTTATATGTGCATCTTCAGCCACAACCATTTCACTGACTCGGTCACCAGTGAGCTTTCAATGCCTTATTTTTCTTGTAGCAGGCTTTAGTAAAGATAGCACATTGGTGGAGATCTCGCTGTTCACAATTCTTTTGGCATGTCTGCGTTCTGTGGGTGTAATCGCATTGCAAATGCAACACATAGTTCTTTTGCAATCTACAGCATTGCCGTGAAAATGGAGATGCTTTATGAATTCTGTGACGGCATGTATAACATAGTTCATAGTGCGTTATGGTGACTTGTGGAAGCTGGTGAACCATATCTCAATGGCGGTACGTGTAACCAGCAGTTTACGCCGAAAACTGGTACAAACAGCTAGGTGACGCGCGTACCACCAGGCTTTTTTTCCCATCTAGAAGTCAAAATTACGATTGAAACTATGAGGCGCTCAGTGTTCAGGCCTTTTGTCTATAATATTCACTGAATGAACTACTCGGGCACGGATTGAGTAGGAGTGATTCGCCCTGCCAACCTTGCATCGCATCGCCTCATGTGTAACTTTTGCTTCTCAAAGACGTATTGACTCGCAAGGCGAaattgtggcaagaggtaaagcaACGTCCAAGGGGTGCCAGCCACGGCACTTAGAGTTTATCACACCAAAATGTTCTTGTGTTCACTACAGTTGTATGGTGAACAACTTTTTGGGCGCGGACTTAGCCTGCGTGAACAGGtgggctagctttggcagcattgccaGCTATGAATGAAATGgagtatattttttatttatacaggtacctgcagcaccacaagggcattattgcagggAGGGACAATTGTTAGAAGATGAACGTGTGACAAAAACTTAAAACAGCTAAGCATAGTTggtaaaagcaagaaagtaacAAAATATGTAACATCGATAAGTCACCTCGACAGCAGTCTTCAGTGTACCGCAGTGCAAATGCAAAGGAGTCCCTtctacaaacatttttttttggtgtTCCACGGGTGCGTTGTTCCACTCGAAAAGTGATGTTCTATCGGATTAAACTGCACAATGCTTTCGTCTTTTCTGACAGACAGGAAAGCATTACCACCCTCTGATCATTCATAAGTAAAGCTGTGAGATGGTATTTACATTTCTGGTATGTCAGCAGTGATACTGTAGCAATGTTCAAATTTTATTTTGCAGCTTACTTTCTCCTCCATGGTTGGTAATATCACCATAGTTTTTAGTCACATATAAATATATGTGTCTGCAAAGATTCAAATTGGTGGTCAAAAATGAATATTCCTACTCTGATGCTCTTTGGATTAGGTTCGCACCCTGAAGTTTTAACTAGAGGTTTCAAGTTCTATTGACCACATTTTTAAGCTTAACGCAGATTAGTGCTATCTGTGCCTTTCTTTATGCGAAAATTAGACAGCTTGTACATGTGTCAGAAATGGTATACTGATTGCGATTTGTCATGGTAATAGAACTCTCACGAATATTAGTTACCTAGTTGGCCGCCGCAGTGACTcgatggttacggcgctcggctgctgaccaaaaggacgcggcttcgatcccggccactgCGGTCGAATTTAGATAGAGGCGTGATTCTAGAGGCCCATACTGTGCGATGCTGGTGCACATgagagaaccccaggtgatcgaaatttatGGAGATCTAACTACGGCATCCCTctgcctgagtcactttggtttCAACTTGGATATTACAGGTTTCAAGCTGGATAGGTCGCATTTTGAAGTGTAACACAGATTAGTGCAATCTGAGCATTTTTTTATGCCAAAATTAGCTTATATATGTGTCACAAATAATATACTGGTTGTAATGTGTCATGGTAATTCAAACTCTTAGCAATGTAAAGTTAGGCAATCTTGTAGGTTTTAAGATCAAAATCTCTTGAACTAGCTTCATAATGGTTTCTTCGAGGCTTTCATAAAGCTGCTTGCTTTCGATAGAATCACTTGTGCCTCTGGACAACTTTTAAGACTATGTACATAATCGTACCTAATGCTGTACGCATGGGCAGGTGCTCTGCTAACGACTTGATTATCAGTCTTATCAATGCTACAAGACTGACTAGGGAGGACATCTGCGCTACCATTGTTTAGAACTGTGGTGTTGTGCCCAAGGAGTACTGTGCTGCTTTTGCAGCAGTATATCTGTAagcattttatttctgcatgcagGGTTAGTCATGCAAGCACTGCTGAACGCAACAAATGCAGGAAATGCCTCTGGCTTCATTAAAAAGTCTAACTTCTTATGACTCATGTTTTTTAGAAATATCTGGGGTCCGACAGCTATCTGAAGATGTCATTATGATGGCAGTGATTGTACACTCATTGATTCTAGGGTCCATAAATTTCAGTTTAGCTGCATTGTCTATCGATTTCCTTCACTTTTCAATTCCCTGAGAACTAAGATGTTGGGATATACTACCACCCCTAAAGCACTGAATTAGAAAAAACGCATTGTTTCTAAACAGACATTACTGCAGTATGGTGTCATATCTCTTGTTAGACACTAATTGTACATTCCTTATCACACAGCCAGGTGACGTGGCCGCATTAGAAGGGGGAGGATATTGGCAACATCGTGGGAATTCCCTGGGTGCTCACATAAGCAAGGACCAAAAGACCACTTATTAGACAGCAGTGCTGTTAACACACACACCTTGTGAAAACTATGGCTAGAGATGGTAAAGAAGCGTCTGCATCATGCAAACTTTGAGCAGGACTGCAAACTCAAGCAACAAGCTCGGACGCGgcgaaaaagataaaaaatgcgACCCTGCCTGCCTTATACTGTTAGCGTCCGGAGTACGAGATTGCCGAGTGGCCGGAAAAGTTTCCGCAAGGCCTCGTGGAATGTCACGCCGACATGTTCGCATGCGATGAGTTCCTGAGGCAAAAAGAGAGAGAGCACTGTCTCCCAAATGCCTGTAACAGTCAACTCCGTCTGTCGGCGCTACACTTTGAATTTCTCTGTGAGATCACATCCACAAGGATAGCTTTGCTTTGAGATGCATAAGGCTGTGTGTGCTGATAAAATAAGTAGCTGCCTCAACATGTCTGATCTGCAATTTAGGGTGCACTCTGCTGGCTCCTGGCACCTCCTTGAGGCAGTGGATCCGAATTTAACCTTAGCCAGGACTGTGCATCTTAAATTGCACCTGCTTTGCCTATATGCATCACACCATCGGTATCCTATGCATGAGTGTCGTTTCTGCTGCCGTGGTTTCTTGGCAAGataaaatgtattcctgcttattaatGGCTGCCTCTGACATTATGGGGCCATGATGCCCGTCGATCACACAAAATATTCTCTGCCTATTCCATCTACAAGTGGCTACTGTATTGAATTCTTTTTTTGTGTAATTGTGGCTTTCCCTTGTGTATTTTATGCTTTTCTATGTGCCTCTTTGCAGAGAAATCAAGTGTACTCCCAGATGGAGTGTTAGGTTCTGGAGGCCACACTCATCGGGCACCACCATGTGGGCTCGACACCTGTACAGCCATGCTGCGCACTTTGACACCATTCGCCTTTATCACACAGGTGTGTAGTTGTGAATCAGTTTTACTAAGAAGACTAGCGATCGTTTTCTAGTGTAGCTGCTGAGCCCACAGTGCCTTGTTGCTTTGCTCTGCCAGTGTATTGATGTCTTCTGATTCCCCCTCTTCTTATCTTCATTAACAATCTTCCTCGGTGCATAAACAATAACATTTGCTTGTTTGCAAACTGCATAGTTTATGCTGAAATAAGTTATCATGAGGACAGTCTTAGCATACAATGTGACTTACTAGCAGCAGGAAATTTGTATAAAAAATGGTCCTTAAACATCACTAATTTTAAGCTGAATCATTTGAATCACACATAGGTACTTTCTGTATGGCTCAAGTTCGCAGTCTACTGAACCGTACAAATATCTTGCATTACGCCTTTCTAATGATATTACATAGCCAATGCACATTAACCACGCTTAAGCATCAAGCCAATCCTGGGCTATCTTCAACGCTTAGTGAATGAAGTCCTACACCACATTACTACACTCTAAGTTAGAATATGCAGCCAGAAAGCCCAAATCAATAGTACCTTTTTGAGAGCATTGAAACCATCCAAAATTGTGCCACTAGATATGTCTGTTCCAGTTGTTCATCCTACACTGGTGTAAAGGCCggttcacacgacggaccgtttGCCCGcagcccgcgcatcacgtgttcgtgcgtcaccaaattgagaggcgtgctgtcggcccacTGACTGGActaccaaggaagttcaagtgcctctctcctcgcgggaattagcggcggcccccAAAGACGCACgtgctagctctggcaaccaccgctcctGCCAATATTTCGGCTGCTGCATTTTgtgagtgacgttgagctggcacgctgttttgacaagctgcactgcgttcgctaccatgacaaagctATCGACTGGGCTAGCAAGATGGCCCAGGCCACTGatgaattggacaaagggccgcacctgcatcattcaatcgcagtcataagtcgggaggaaaaaccagtttgatcAGCTTTgcaaaacgctttaaaataatctggcaacagtggtacacccaccGCATCACCTGCTCTTTTGCCCTGTCGCATCCGCTTGATGCCATCGGATCGCAGGatagtttttagtggcgcatgaacacgtgatgcgcgggctgcgggcgaacggaccgttgTGTAAATCTGCTTTAACCGAACTAAGCCGACCCAGCTTATCCTTATTAAAGCACTGCTGAAAATTTGCCACTTTAGCCGTGTTTAATCAATTCTACTATTCACTCGTGATGAGCACCATTGCAAGCACTCGCAGTTTTCATCTCGCCACAAAAACAGTCAGTCAATAGGTGCCCAAAAACAAACATTTGTGCAGTCTTCCTTCATGTGAATAGCAAAAGATTCCAGTGCTGCTGTAATCGCagaatgtttttatttatttatattagtAATCTAATAAAgataaaacaaagcagaagatTTGGCTAAGTTCAAAGATACGCTGAAATCTTATGACTTACCTAAGCTTCTGGTATGTTTCTGCTCTAAGCTTTATCTATTGTACTGTGTTTTACTATTGAGTTTTTGTTGTTTACTAATTTGTTATTCAGTTCTTATCTGCACCTTTATCTTTTTGTTGATTTTTTTAACCATGGCAGCATTTGAGTGCTTTGCATTTTGATCTTGTGAGCTGTTTGCCTATGTACAAGTTGTATTTATTATCTTGATGTTTGCATCGTGCAGAATATGgtcttttttgttttagtttaATTTCTGTACAAACTACCCATAATGTAATGGCTTTTTCTGGGTTTTTTGAAGTCATattataaatacataaataaatgttCAGAATATTTGCACCATGACGCCAAAAGTAATTGCTTCTAATATTCTGCTAACTCATATGGTTTATGGTGtgtaacatcccaaagctgcTCAGGCTATCAGTGCAGAGCTCCAGATAAttgtgaccacctggggttcataaACCTACACTGACgttgcacagtgcatgggcccCCTGACATTTTGCAGGAGTGCTTCCCTCTAAAtgcatggctattactaacagccaACTATAAATTTTTGTTTCAAACAGCCAACTACTAATTTTTATTTACAGCCATGTGCCTAAAATTGCTAGCTACAAAGTTATCTATCAGAAATTAAGTAACCAGCTTACATGTTGAATTCATTAGCCTGTTTTGTGATCTCTGCCAatactggtattactatgccacaaaaggtATCTTATGTGATAGTGCCTGTCTTTTAAAATTTCCGCTGGGCCTAGCTGAAACACCTAGTTGGATACTATGCATATTTTTCAGAACAAACCGTTTTGGTGATTTCTAAGTCATAAAATGTGAGAAAAATATCAACATAATTGGAGCTCCAAGATATGAAAAGCACCAATACATTCATTGTGTATTGTACAGATTTAAGCCTTCCCCAGCTTTCTTCTGCACTGCAAACTTAGCTGGGCCCTTCAATCAGCCCTGAGCAATGGCACAGCAATGCaagggacagaaaaaaaaaaatgtatggtcATGTTTGTAATGTGACAGCAGCAATGGCTACTGCCATTGTTGCGACTTGTGGGCAGTGTACATTCTTGGTTGACAGCTGTTCCTTTGGGCCTGCTGCGATGacacagtggctttggcgtttacCTGCTGATACCAAGGTTGCAGGTTTGATCTCTGCTGCAGTGGCCAATTTCAGTAGAGGCGAAACTGAAAAACTCCCATGTGCTGTGTAATCGGCCAGAGTTGTTTGTAATTAATTACTTGTAATTAATTACATTTTTGCATAGTTTTGTAATCAACTGCATACATTTTTCAAATGGTAATGTTCCGGGTAATTCAGTAACTGTTCTGTGTAATCGATTACTGGTAATCAAGTACTTAGCAAAAGAAGGCTACCGGGGTGAAATGTCCGTGACGATGTGGTTGCATCAAATAGTTCGGCCACCCATGAAGGTGCGCATGGCTGCGTGACGTCTTGTGCTTTCAGTATTTGCTCCTGGTGTAGCTGGCACCATCTGTGGGTGCTTCTTGCAATACGTCGTGCCGCGAATtcgttgtaataaaaaaaaactggttcATCTTTGACCTATTAAAAACGGTGCAAAGATGGCATGGAGGATGAGAAATTACTTACAAGACAGGTGGTGACTACCAACTGACTCAATTAGCTTCAGAGGGACACGCTTTGCAGGCACAACCATCGCTCATGCACAACATCTATCATGTGATCAAGCGATAAACCTATATTTCTCAATGCAGTCGTTGCTTGCAAACAACGCATGCCACAGTTCTACAtagcagaaaacaagaaaatcgaTATAAAACTGGCTTATAATTTAACAATATCTTTCAATCCGTGGATCTTGCCAGcaatcacctatggggcagaaacgtgaaggctaacgaaaagggttcaacttaaatggCAAAAAACGCAGCAAACCATGGCAAgataaatgataggtgtaacattaacagaccggaagcaggcagaatgGCTGAGGGAAtaaacgtgtgttaatgacattctcgatgaaatcaaaggaacaaatgggcttggacagggcatgtagttcgaaggcaagataactgctggtccttaagggtaacagagtggattccaagagaagccaagcatGGTTAGGTGGGCAAATGAGATTAAATAGTTTGCTGCTGGCAGAgggcaggtttaattggagagacactggAAAAACTtttctcctgcagtgggcttaggctgctgctgctgctgatgatgatgattctgaaTGTTGATTTGCAGTACAATATTCCCTTCAGGTaccaattaaatctgctgaaaggaCCAATCTTTTTTATGTGCATAAATCATGATGACTAAAACAAACAGTAGTTATGCgcaaaaaattatgcaaaaatatTCCAATTTTAGCATATTTTATTCGCATCCACATATGTGAACATAGTGCCTCATAGCTGCTACATGACTGAAAACGCTGCAGTATTTGCTTGCCTTTTTTAACTGTATGTTTGACATCAATAAATGTTTAGCTCTGAGAATATACGCTTAAGAGAACTATTATTTAGTTTACGTCCAGTGAAACAGATAAAAACCGTTGTTCTGTGATGATGGGCAGAGGAAAATTCGCCATTTCCAGTACTGAACTCGGCTTTTAGATGTGGAGCTTTCATGTCATTGCCGGTGGGCAGTTAACGTGTTCAGAAGTTGGGGCCAATGATTGCTTCCATCATAGGCAGTGGTTAAGTCTGGTTCAATCGAACGGGTCTCGAGAGATTggagcacaggtggagagggagagagagagaaagcagcttgcagcctgttttacacatggtGTTTACAAAAAAGCAAAATCATTTTAAAGATTgttgtttgctcaatttatgtcAAAGACCCTAAACAAACAATCCCCATCCTCCACCAGTgtgctgattgttgttttgtatccttggagctgagcggccagctctggactgaccATGGTGTGAGGACGTGGGCTCCCTTTTTCCGTCCCCCCTTGTGCATGCTGCCACTGTGTATATTTGCTCAGTCTCTGGTTTTATAAAAATTTTAATAATTCTTTCTAAAAAGCACagtgaaattttgaaaatgaTAGCGACGAAATGTTCAGTATTCCACcaaaaagaaacataaaaaatggtttcttgcttcggattcatgcagtctACATTCTAGCATAGACGTTTCAGAACTTTTCAATGTTGATAGGGGGCATAAGACCCTCCGAGGCTCCCCGTGGCTTTAAACACTTCTCATAGCGCCCTGTGTTTATCGGCAGTGACCCAGTATAGTGGCGGTTCTTTGCGACCATCTGCAGACTTCATTGCTTGGTCAGCTGCACTTCTTTGGAGATGCTTCTCCATCAACTATTTTTATGCTTGTTGTACAATGTTCTCAACACCTGCAAGCAATAAacccattccataccatactagcCCCCACCCCTCGAAAGAAAATCTGCATGGCAGGCAGAAAATGCGACTTTGATACTTTTGGCATTATGGCGCATTGTCCACGTTTGTGGAGGCGTTATTCTGAACATCCACTGAAGTACTTTTCTCATCTGTGACAATGAAATTTGGTGTAAATTGGTGTGTCATTTCTACGTTAACCTATTGACACACTGTGAACGGTAAATTGCATCACTCGTGACCATTTGAAAAGATAGCAAGCATGCAAAAATAAAACCTTTTCACTCGTCTTCCCCAAAACGCCATGATGCCCATCTTTTCTTATTGTTTACAAACACATTTTGCTGTAGCTGCAAgagtgtttatttatttgtttatattgATACCTTAAATGCCTCTCTTGGGGTATGCATGAGAGGTGGGTCCTTACAACACGTTGATGATTTTTTTTGTCAGTGAATGCCTTGAATTCGACTGTATTAGTGTGGTAAACTGATCAGCAGGAAGGCAATTCCGGTCTTGGGTGTCTGGGGAAAGAAGCAAAATGCACAGTAGTATGTGCAGGTGGTGATAAATGCGATCAGAAATATGGTGAGCTGGACTGATAACTGAACTTCCAAGTGGCGAGTCATAAAATTTGTGAGAGACAGTCTGGCAATTTCTTAGTGTGAAACAAGGGATTGAAGATTAGGTTCTGATTTCAGTTCGGTGGTGCTTGAATAAAAAGAATAATCTGAgttttgaattttgaacagattAAATGGTGAGAAAGATTTGCGTGGTGAAGGTCCCAAACAACGCATGCTTATTTCAGTTTGAGACGAACGAGTGTAAAATACGTCATCAGTTTTATATAGTGGGAGGTGGCAGGTTTACAGATGGTGCCACAAACTTTACAGGTAGGGTCAGAATAGTAAGAGCCTAAGAATCAAAGGTGGAAGTCGTGTCCACATCCACAGTGCTTCAAGGAGATGTACAGAGGACAGCTTTTTGTTATTTGTGTGATGTTATTTAAGTGCATAAAGCATTACAATTTATGTAACTATGCACTAACAGAAAAAATACATTTGAAGTGGAAAATTGTTAACTGTGAGTTTTGAAACTAATAAATGCTCCAAATGGAACTTCAAATGGCAATACATTAAATAAAACGAATCACTTGCAATGCATACTTGAAATGTCGATCTTGAAATGCTATCACCGTCTACCAAGTGGAGTCCAGTGCACGACAGAGGCCTGTTTCATTATTTCTTCGGTATATCTGGAAACAGTTTCTGTTCTAACATTTTTTGCAAACTGTAATGCTGTACATCAAACAGGTAAAAGCTCCTATTGGATCGATTTGCGTATGGCCTGATTAGAGCTGCTCTCAAATGGATGTACTTGGAGCTCACTCCTAATTCATGCCAATTGCAAACTTATATCAGCTGCATTTACTCAAAATTTCAAATTTGGTAATTGTGCACTTCGAACCTGGGGGCAATTCCACTATAACCTCAAAGTGGTGGAAACTTGAGCAATGCCTTGTTGAGGGTTGCTAAAGGGACCTAACCCAACTTGTTCCCAACGGAAGTTCCAGTACAAGCTGCCAACTCTGCACCCTTTGTTGGTTAAGACTTGCATAGCAATTTAAGCTTGTGAGGCTAGGAAATTGCAATacacatctgcaaaaaaaaattggagtgcACACTTAATCTCCACCATAAAGGTGTGACATGATAAGGCATATTAGGTTAATTCCCAatttcccatatatgcagaaagtcattatctattttacattcatagatatgtGCAAGTCCTCATACCTCAAgaggccgccgcggttgctcagtggttatggtacttggTTGCTGACCTTAAAGGAGCGAGTTCAATCCTGGCTGcagcggtctcatttcgatggagatgaaatgatcaaggcccatgtactgtgtgaagTCAGTTCATGTTAAAGGACCTTCACTataacgtccctcatagcccgagtcactttgggacatttgACCCACATGAACCATAAACCTCACCTCTCTCCTGATGCAGTGATgcagccactgccttgcgatggttGGTGCTCCCAGCGGCAggtcttgtgcggcccaggttgcacttcccgagcgaccaatcattaatttaactgcctcctGCTGCAGTGAGCAGTTTCCTTACCGTCCGTGTCACATATAAtggggagtctaaaataaaagtatgaaggaaagaggtttgaagaagacgaagaggatgGCGGTAAGGATGacatggattaaccgaagactaaagaagatgaagaagaagcattcagtgaggtgggagagatgattgatggagaagagaagaagacgacaaggattacgtggactaacgccaaggctctaaaagggcgagggagagcgaggcacagggggaggaagaacagagaagcggaggctccggcgggtcagggacgcttcggctggaagagagtgacgccggctactgcttcggTGAGCTCTCGTTCTACGGCTttgcaccgtggacttcctgctattcctgagcctgttccgggaaCTCAACAGAGGACggtaccacctgctacggccaggggtgtctccagtgctattgccacccatccaggtggtgcccccaacgtcaacaacaccggcatcacctccatgggCATTTGGACCggaagcttgtacgacgcagccagcaatGCCGCCAGCGGCGCCAGCCTCtacacgtcgaacgccatctcaacgccggctactggacccatgtaACATatcgcatccgcaccgaaccaaccatgagcatgaacgccgaccgctaacagtagaacgctagcagTAGATGCTAGTAGCAATTCATGAAGTTACCCCATTTCTTGTCCTCTGCTGCAGGGCTACTTTTTTTTCGTCAGAGTGTGCCAATTAGCTCAACTCGTATTTTACTGCAGCtaattttctgtctacttcagcttccCCACTtgcttggaatatctgtgttctctggagGCTTCCTGATGTTTCTCTATGGCCTTTTCAACCTTAACCTTCCCATCCCAGTAGCTGTTAGATTTGCGCAGTCTTTTCCCTTTAGCACACTCTAGTTCAAATAGTCTCGTTAAATTTGTGTGAACAATTTTTTTAGTATGCTCAGAAGTTACTGCCTGATTTTTTTGGTTGCTATTTTGAATTGCTTTCCCAAGTAAAATAAACTG
Coding sequences within it:
- the LOC144093953 gene encoding uncharacterized protein LOC144093953 isoform X3, which codes for MDVPFCKCYVSTQVSRQRVERPTAREIKCTPRWSVRFWRPHSSGTTMWARHLYSHAAHFDTIRLYHTVVHPTLV
- the LOC144093953 gene encoding uncharacterized protein LOC144093953 isoform X2, with the protein product MYPSASAMFRLKSADRGWSDRQQEKSSVLPDGVLGSGGHTHRAPPCGLDTCTAMLRTLTPFAFITQPAHHVFVRHQIERRAVGPLTGLPRKFKCLSPRGN
- the LOC144093953 gene encoding uncharacterized protein LOC144093953 isoform X1; this translates as MESTSGTEKSSVLPDGVLGSGGHTHRAPPCGLDTCTAMLRTLTPFAFITQLFILHWCKGRFTRRTVCPQPAHHVFVRHQIERRAVGPLTGLPRKFKCLSPRGN